One part of the Anaeromyxobacter sp. Fw109-5 genome encodes these proteins:
- a CDS encoding glycosyltransferase family 4 protein, with translation MRVLLLNQFFHPDHSATSQIATDLAEDLVSSGIEVTALAGRGSYLGGQQLSARDEHRGVQIVRASATSLGKRTLLHRGIDYASFYATAGAALARLPRHDVVIAMTTPPLIAAAAAALKGPKRSRLLYWVQDLYPEVAVAFGALGPRSPMTRMMAATSRAVMRRSDRVVALGEVMGERCVAAGADPERVTVIPNWADGEAVRPVEHANNGLREELARGARTVVMYSGNMGRAHDIGTLLDAARLLRDRADVAFVFIGDGAKKAEVEAAARELPNVRLAPYQPRERLSESLSAGDIHLIGLSPEIEGLIEPSKLYGVMAVGRPALFVGPERSEVARTIVRHDCGRVLRNGDADGLAGAVRELADAPDARAASGARAASGARARAALETHYTRRVATARFKGLLDELCAEPDVVGAAIA, from the coding sequence GTGCGCGTGCTGCTCCTCAACCAGTTTTTCCACCCAGACCACTCCGCCACCTCGCAGATCGCCACCGACCTCGCCGAGGACCTGGTCTCCTCCGGCATCGAGGTCACCGCGCTCGCAGGCCGCGGGAGCTACCTCGGCGGCCAGCAGCTCTCGGCTCGCGACGAGCACCGCGGCGTCCAGATCGTCCGCGCCTCCGCGACCTCGCTCGGGAAGCGCACGCTGCTGCACCGGGGCATCGACTACGCGAGCTTCTACGCCACGGCGGGCGCGGCGCTGGCGCGGCTGCCGCGGCACGACGTCGTCATCGCGATGACCACCCCGCCGCTCATCGCAGCGGCCGCCGCGGCGCTCAAGGGGCCGAAGCGGAGCCGGCTCCTCTACTGGGTCCAGGACCTATATCCGGAGGTGGCCGTCGCGTTCGGTGCGCTCGGGCCGCGCTCGCCGATGACCCGCATGATGGCCGCGACCTCCCGCGCGGTCATGCGGCGGTCGGACCGCGTGGTGGCGCTGGGCGAGGTCATGGGCGAGCGCTGCGTCGCCGCTGGCGCCGACCCGGAGCGCGTCACCGTGATCCCGAACTGGGCCGACGGTGAAGCCGTCCGTCCGGTGGAGCACGCGAACAACGGACTTCGGGAGGAGCTGGCGAGGGGGGCGCGGACGGTCGTGATGTACTCCGGCAACATGGGCCGGGCGCACGACATCGGGACGCTGCTGGACGCGGCGCGCCTGCTGCGGGACCGAGCCGACGTGGCCTTCGTCTTCATCGGCGACGGCGCGAAGAAAGCGGAGGTCGAGGCCGCCGCGCGGGAGCTGCCCAACGTGCGGCTCGCGCCGTATCAGCCTCGCGAGCGCCTGTCGGAGTCGCTGTCCGCGGGCGATATCCACCTCATCGGCCTCTCACCCGAGATCGAGGGGCTCATCGAACCCTCGAAGCTTTACGGGGTCATGGCCGTGGGGCGGCCGGCGCTGTTCGTCGGGCCGGAGCGAAGCGAGGTCGCCCGGACCATCGTCCGGCACGATTGCGGACGCGTCCTGCGGAACGGGGATGCCGACGGGCTCGCCGGCGCGGTCCGCGAGCTGGCGGACGCGCCCGACGCGCGGGCGGCGTCGGGCGCGCGGGCGGCGTCGGGCGCGCGGGCCCGCGCGGCGCTCGAGACGCATTACACGCGCCGCGTCGCCACGGCTCGCTTCAAGGGCCTCCTCGACGAGCTGTGCGCGGAGCCGGATGTCGTGGGGGCTGCGATCGCCTAG